A window from Pokkaliibacter sp. MBI-7 encodes these proteins:
- a CDS encoding tail fiber protein, translating into MACVRAGVEQDRGKVAMSRSSLIKLSSVSSLAVATLSVIFSLTPRQAAACGTEAYTGEVCIMAGSYCPANTVEMMGQLLPVSGNEALFSLIGCTYGGDCRTTMGVPDMRGRAPTGYGAGPGLTGRPWGAEYGQESIVQTIAQMPVHNHQATFTPTGGGAGGTATASGTVTLDVTGSVKIGTSTNTLTTRSNTPVNNAVLGPAQLTTANVYAPAGTSADLVIGPDNAVTGTATGNVSLDVTGGGSSGGGTVTVGMTGGGQEIPTVPPSIAMRYCMVTDGLYPPRP; encoded by the coding sequence ATGGCGTGTGTCAGAGCAGGAGTCGAACAGGATCGAGGAAAAGTGGCTATGAGTAGAAGTTCGCTAATAAAACTGTCGTCAGTGTCATCGCTGGCAGTAGCAACACTGTCTGTTATTTTCTCGCTAACACCCAGACAAGCCGCCGCCTGCGGCACAGAGGCATACACGGGCGAGGTGTGCATTATGGCGGGGTCATACTGTCCCGCTAACACGGTTGAGATGATGGGGCAGCTGTTGCCCGTCAGTGGTAATGAGGCTCTGTTCTCATTGATTGGCTGCACTTATGGTGGAGACTGTCGGACCACCATGGGTGTACCGGATATGCGCGGGCGGGCACCGACAGGCTATGGCGCCGGGCCAGGGCTAACAGGTCGGCCCTGGGGAGCAGAGTACGGGCAGGAAAGCATCGTGCAGACAATCGCACAGATGCCGGTGCATAACCATCAGGCGACATTTACTCCGACGGGAGGCGGTGCCGGCGGGACTGCTACCGCGTCAGGCACGGTGACGCTGGACGTTACCGGGTCAGTAAAAATCGGAACATCTACCAACACCTTAACCACGCGCTCCAATACACCGGTCAACAACGCCGTGCTTGGCCCCGCTCAGCTGACAACAGCCAACGTTTACGCGCCCGCTGGCACCAGTGCTGATCTGGTTATCGGGCCGGATAATGCGGTAACAGGCACGGCCACGGGCAATGTCTCCCTTGATGTAACAGGAGGAGGTTCATCAGGGGGCGGCACGGTGACGGTTGGAATGACGGGAGGTGGTCAGGAAATTCCTACCGTCCCGCCGTCAATAGCGATGCGCTATTGCATGGTCACTGATGGTCTATATCCGCCACGACCCTGA
- a CDS encoding tail fiber protein, which translates to MSRHALTTLSSLASIAAATLAVTFAVTPRQAAACGDDAYIGQVCIIAGNYCPHNTVESMGQIVAISTNQALFALIGCNYGGDCRTTMQLPDLRGRAPTGYGTGPGLTSHPIGDMYGQESIVQTIAQMPVHNHQATFTPTGGGAGGTATASGTVTLDVTGSVKIGTSANTLTTRSNTPTNNSVLGPAQLTTANVYAPAGTGADLVIGPDNAVTGTATGDVSLNVTGGGASAGGTVQIDNTGGSQAMATVSPSIAMRYCIVTSGIFPPRG; encoded by the coding sequence ATGAGCAGACATGCCCTGACTACCCTTTCCTCTCTTGCGTCTATAGCTGCCGCTACTCTGGCAGTGACCTTCGCAGTGACCCCGAGGCAGGCAGCAGCCTGTGGAGATGATGCCTATATAGGTCAGGTTTGTATCATTGCGGGCAACTACTGCCCTCACAATACCGTCGAGTCAATGGGGCAGATCGTTGCGATTTCTACGAATCAAGCGCTGTTTGCACTGATTGGATGCAATTATGGCGGGGATTGCAGAACTACCATGCAACTCCCTGATTTACGCGGGCGCGCGCCGACAGGTTATGGCACCGGGCCAGGGCTGACCAGTCATCCGATTGGTGACATGTATGGGCAGGAAAGTATCGTGCAGACAATCGCACAGATGCCCGTGCATAACCATCAGGCGACATTTACTCCGACGGGAGGCGGGGCCGGTGGCACGGCCACTGCTTCAGGCACGGTAACGCTGGACGTTACCGGGTCAGTAAAAATCGGAACATCTGCCAACACCTTAACCACTCGTTCCAACACACCGACGAACAATTCTGTGCTCGGCCCTGCTCAGCTGACGACAGCGAACGTTTATGCGCCTGCTGGTACCGGTGCTGATCTGGTTATCGGTCCGGATAATGCGGTAACAGGCACGGCTACAGGCGATGTCTCCCTGAATGTGACAGGTGGAGGGGCGTCAGCGGGAGGCACAGTACAGATTGACAATACCGGAGGTAGTCAGGCTATGGCTACTGTCTCTCCGTCCATTGCAATGCGTTATTGCATTGTCACCAGCGGAATCTTTCCCCCTCGGGGCTAA